CTCATACTCCTTGAGCTGCGCTTCCGGAATGTGTGACAGAACCCTGCCCAGAACCTCAGAGGTATGCCAGCCATACATCTTCTCGAAAGCATTGTTAACCCGGCCCACATTCCCTTGTAGATCCGTAACAAGGATGGCATCAGAGGTTTGGTTGACGAAGGATTCCAAATATTCTTTCGTGCTTCTTAGCTCCTCAGCTGAATCCTGAAGTCTTCCCATATAGGTTTGCAGGTTATCTCCCATTGCATTCACTCGAGAGGATAACAACCCAAGCTCATCATGGCTGCGAATAGCAATTTTGCTAATAAACCTTCCTTCAGCGATTTCGTTAACATTGGCCAAAATATGACGAAGCGGTCGTATGAGCAAGCCTGCTATGAAATAACTCGCGAACCAAGAGACGATAATCAAGCATATCGAAATGGTCGAATGAATGAATAGCTGACGGTTTAAGGCTTTCTTAATCGCACTATAGTCGAAGTTCACACCGATAATGATAGGATTTCCATCTCTTAATGGGATAAAGCTCTTAATGATACTTTTGCCATCCATTTTCTCCGTACTTGTGATCATTCTACCAGATCGTGAAGCCCGCTTAACATGAAACGCGTCTTTGCTTCCGACTATATTTGTATATTGTCCGAATGGAATCGCTCGAACATCCAAGTTATGAATTAACCTTCCCTTTTTTAACTTCAATATTTCCGGCTTACCAAAAAACTCTGGGTCAAAACCGTTTATCCCAACAATATTGGGATTGTCCTGCAGCAAATTGCGGATTAGCGCAGTAGTACCCGTATTGTTCTCATAATCGATAAAAACCTGTGCATTGACATACGGGTTGATCATGTAATCGGTCGTTCCGTCATAATAATATCCCCATTTGTTGACATGAGAAGGATCAGAAGACGCATATTGGTAAGGTCCAGACCAATAATTGAGCAGCTTTTGCCCCTGGGGGATGGTCACATTGTGGTCATCGAATAATTGATTAAAGGCCTTGTACCAGTAGTCCCAGGTTTTGGAGTTCGTATTTACCTCTTCTGGCTCGGATGATTTAAGCACAACGATATTGTCGCCTGTTCTTTTCCAAAGCGAAATATGATCCACTTCCATCTTATGGCTAAGCGCAACGAGCTGCTCGTTGGTTACGTTATCGATTTGAGGATCAAGCTCGCTCTTAACAGCAACAGCAACAGCGCGCAGCTTCTCACCCAGCATATCCTCCATATACTTCTTGGACTTCTCCGCCGCTTCTAAGCTTGTCCCAACCTGCTTAGCAATCGTAAGCATTTCCTGCTTTGTATTCGCTTGAAGCTCTGATTTCGAGGAATAATAGTAAATAGATATATTCAATGTAAGAATAATCGTTACGATTAATGAGATTAACAGGGAAAGCTTTGTTTTAATGGACACGATACTTTCCTCCGAAATCAATCTAGGTTGTTATAGTATATTTATTAGACAAAATCCGACCAAATCCTCTATTTATGCCTCCGCGATCATTCCATATGACATTTGTCATATGGAACAACTGACACTTATGACTAATCATCATTCTCTTTAACCTGTACAATGTGTATTACAGTAGTTACTCTCTGCTGTCTAACTAGACTACGCTAACATTTCGAGGAGGGAACTACAATGTCCAATCCTAACCATGCACAGTTAAAAAAAGGAGTCTCTCCTTACGAAAAATCTAATACTAAATCGAGTATCCGACAACTAATTAATACACTGCCACCCTTTTTCATTCTATGGGCTGCAGCTTATCTCAGCTTATCAGTTTCTTATTGGCTAGCTCTACCTTTCATCATCCTTGCTTCCGGATTTGTGATCCGGACTTTTATCGTGTTTCACGATTGCTGTCATGGTTCCTTCTTCAAGAGTCGTAAGGCTAATGATATTCTCGGTACCATTACTGGAATTCTCACTTTGTTCCCTTACCAGCAATGGAAACATAGCCATGCGATCCACCACTCGACTAGTAGCAATCTAGATAAACGCGGAATTGGTGACATGTGGTTATTGACTGTCGATGAGTATCTCGAAACCTCATTTTGGAAACGCGTTTACTATCGCCTTTATCGGAGTCCCTTTGTCATGTTCGGCATTGGTCCTATTGCGATTTTCTGTATCAATTACCGCTTTAACGTCAAAGGCGCCAAACGTGCGGAGCGCATCAATACTTGGATTACTAACGCAGGAATTATTGTCCTATACGGTCTGTTATGTTGGGCACTCGGCTGGCAGAACTTCCTGCTTATCCAGGCACCTATCTTCTGGTTTTCGGGAGCACTTGGCATTTGGTTGTTCTATGTTCAGCATCAATTCGAGGATTCTTATTTTGAGAACGAAGAGGAATGGAGCTATGTGAAAGCAGCTGTCGAAGGCAGCTCCTACTACAAGCTTCCTAAATTGCTACAATGGATGACAGGTAACATTGGATTTCACCATGTTCATCATTTGAGCCCTAGAGTTCCTAACTACAATCTGGAGCAGGCCCATAACGCTGTCCCTCCGCTGCAGCATGCAACTACAATTACTTTTGGAACGAGTCTCAAAGCACTTAACTTCCGTCTGTGGGATGAAGATAATAAAGCATTCGTTAGCTTCAAACAAATCAAGCATCTGCTAGGCAAGAATGGGGCAGCCGCTGCGCTAGCTCGGGCAAAAAATAAACCACCAGCTGGTGGAGAAGTAGCCTAGAAGTATTGTTGTTGATTTGTGCATTAAGCATGACAAGTTAGAGTTTATGATAAAATAAAGAAAAAGTCTGTGAACCACATTAGGAGCGCTACTGATGACTAAGAGGTTAAATAAGCTTCAGGGTTTTCTAAAAAGCTCCGGCATTAGCCCTTACGTTTTTCTCATGTTTAGTATATTGCCTTTTTACTTCATATTCCGGGCATCAAGTGATCTTGAGATAGTGTCCGGAATACTGATGATCATATTGTTCTTCTACTGCTATCGGCTGACCTTGAATGCGAAGGGTTGGCCCGTTTATGTAGGAACAAGCATTCAAATTCTTATTTCCATCGCCATGACCCTTGTGTTCGGCTACGCGTATTTTTCTTTTTTTCTAGCTTTCTTTATTGGAAACATTCAGAACAAGGCTGGATTTATTACGTTGTATACGATTCATATTGTGACCAGCTTTATTACCGTCAATCTAGGCTTCATTTTACAGGACAAATTTTTTCTTACACAAACACCTTTTATCTTAATAAGCCTGCTCGCAGTCATTCTCATCCCTTTAGGTAACTACAGCCGCAACAAAAGGGGCGAGCTTCAGGAGCAGCTTAAAGATGCTAATATCCGTATATCCGAGCTTGTGAAGATTGAAGAACGGCAACGTATAGCCCGTGACCTTCACGATACTCTTGGACAGAAGTTATCGCTTATTGGACTTAAGAGTGATCTGGCCCACAAGCTTATTCTCAAAAATCCAGATCGAGCTCGTTCAGAGATTAAGGATGTGCAGCAAACCGCCCGAACTGCTTTGAAGGAAGTCCGGCTGTTAGTCTCACGGATGCGTGGTACAAGACTTGAGGATGAAATCATCCATATTAAACAAATTCTTAAAGCAGCTCAAATTGAGTTTTTTATAGAAGGAGACCAGTCGTTGCCCAATGTCTCTCTCCTGTCTGAAAATGTGCTAAGCATGTGCCTGAAGGAAGCCGTAAATAATGTGGTCAAGCATAGCGGAGCTTCTTGTTGCACCTTAACTTTGGAGCAGACGAAAACAGAAATGATTATGAAGGTTCAAGACAATGGGATGGGAAATGCGGATGAGCTGAATTTCAAGCAAGGACATGGCCTTCAAGGGATGAAGGAGCGATTGGAATTCGTTAATGGTACGCTTGAGATTTCTTTGACGGAGGGTACGACAATTCTAACAAGAATTCCCCGAAACATTAATCGGCCCGATAAGGAGGACATCACATGATTCGCATCGTAATCGCTGAAGATCAGCGTATGCTTCTGGGAGCTCTCGGATCGTTACTGGATTTGGAAGATGACATGGAGGTTGTGGGAAAAGCCTCTGATGGCGAGAAAGCCTTACAGCTTGTGAACCTATATAATCCCGACATTTGCATAATGGATATTGAAATGCCGGGAAAGAGCGGCCTTGAGGCCGCCGAAGAATTGAAGGATCATCCTTGTAAGGTCATCATCTTGACAACCTTTGCACGTACTGGGTATTTCGATCGTGCCATTAAGGCCGGTGTCAGTGGCTATTTGTTGAAGGACAGCCCGAGCGACGAGCTTGCCAGTACCATTCGCAGCGTGCTAGCCGGTAAGCGTGTTTACGCTCCAGAGTTAGTTGACGAAGCCTTTGGCGGCGAGAGTGGCAATCCTCTTACAGACAGAGAGCAAGAGGTTCTAGGCCTGATCGCCGATGGGAAAAACACGAAGGAAATTGCTAACGAGCTGTATCTAACAACCGGGACAATCCGCAATTACATCTCGATCATATTGGACAAGCTTAACGTGAGCAACCGCGTTGAAGCCATTAAGCGCTCTAACGAAAAGGGCTGGTTCAAATAACCCCCTGCTCTGATTCAAATAACACCCAGCTTGCCGTAATCCTTTTGCATAATATTTTTAACTAGGCCAGACCATTTCGAATTCACGGGACAGTATTTCGTTGCAATCTTCTCTACAGTCGTGTACCCTTTACCGACGTAGTTTTTGGAAAGCAGCTGCCCAAACTTACGTACGCTGTCCCCTTTTGTTTCAAAGCTATAGGCATTTTTGTGTGCATTATCTCCCGATGCATTCAGTCCAAATAAATTGTTTTTGTTTTTAGCTAGCCGACTGCTTCCGTTGCCGCTTTCGAGCTTCATTACCGCAATAGTAAAGAAGGCATTGATGCCATACTGCTCCTCCACCTCTAGTATTGTTTCTTCGAGTCCATTTCCCGCCAGGGCCGTTCCATCGAAAATAAGCGCAATATCTGCCTCACTTAATCCCGATTCTGTTCTGACAGCCGAAGTAGGCTGATCCGGCTCTTGGGAACCAGAGGACTCAATTGTATCCACAATCTCAGTAGGCGCTATTACCTGCAGATCCTCAGCATTCTGATCTACGATCGGCTCCGGTGCGATTGCCTTAGCATAGTCACCGTGAACATATCCCCCACCCTTAATTCTTAGCCACCCATTCTTGGTCGTTTCCGTAATCTCAAGTAATGTTCCTTTTTTAATAACGTTGATAATTTTCGATTTATTATAAGCATTCGCACGTACATTTAAGTAGTAGGACGTAACCTCATATGTATTTGCAACTTTAGGCACCGCAGCGATATGTACTTCGTTAACCTGCTTCGGCTTTGGCGTTGATGCAGATTGCGGTTCAGCTAGTATTTCCCCTACTACTTGGGTTCCTTTCATTACATCAGCAATTTTTCCTGACTTTGGTGAGAGAATGAATCTCGTGCTTATTGGCGATAACGATTGTTGTAAATAGAGGTCTTGGGTTGAAGGGCTGTCATCTTTAGTGCTTGAGACTTGAAATCGCAAGCCTAATGTCAACAGCACAGCTACACCTAACAAATAAACAAACACTCGCGGCATGAGTTTTTTACGCATCACGACACCTCTTTCTTGGAATAGTGAAGGCTAATCGCAGTTATATAGGCTTGATTGTACATATATGCGAATGAAATGCTTGTCATTCTTTAAGTGAATATTAATTGTTAATTTGTCGTATCTCCGAGAGACCTATAACTGTCCAGTTACTAGGAATAAACCCGCTAGCAGTGCGGTTTTGAGACCTTCCTTTTCACCGCGTTACCTTCATTAACTTTTTCTCATAATGCACTTAAGCTGTCGACCATGGTACAAATGAATGTATAATACAAAAGCAAACATACGTTTGTATAACCTGTAATTTAGCAGCATAAGAATGATCATCACGTTCAGTCAGTGGAGGGAATTATGAAAGGAAAGACTCATCTTGCTATTGGCGGGGCCATTGGGGCTGCCGCATGTTTGATTTACCCGTTTAATTTGAACAATGACCTGTTGTACCTTTCCATCGCTAGCTTTTCGGCATTAAGTGCTGATCTCGATGGACCTAGTCTATTGAGCGGCAAATTGAGTAAGCTGTCCAAGCTGTTGCGTAACCTCGTGATGTTTGCAGGTGTAGGCCTCGTTGCCATCTTATCTTACATGTACATCGCTCAAGAGAAGCTCTATCCGGTGTTCACCACTATCTCCGTTGCCATGTTCATTCTAGGACTCGTCACTAAAGAAGGAACCATCCGGAATGCTTTAGTCAGCGTGGTAGGTTTAACCCTTCTATATGCAGGCTGGGATTCCCAGCAGAATTGGCTTATAGGGTTTGGATTGTTCATCGCATGGGCTCCTTGGTTAAAGCATCGGGGAATGACTCATACCCTATGGGCTCTTGGCGCATGGGGAGCTATAGGCTTGGGGCTAGAGAATCAGCTTCAGATTGATGGCATTATGTTTGTTTCCGTTGCAGGATATGCGTCTCATCTCATTGCAGATACCCTAACTCCGAATGGAGTCAAGTGGCTTTATCCGATTTATAAGCGGTCTATCAAGATTCGTCTGTTCTAGTTTACTCATTTTACCTTTTTTTACCCGCCTAAATTTTCACGCGCGAGAGCCCCTCTTCTCCCCGGGCTTCCTGAGTGAACTACACATACCTCTCTGCCAACCAACCCGTATGTGTAGTTCCTTCACTAACCCCTCTCCGCCCCCCAGGCTTCCTGAGTAAACTACACATATCCGTCTACCACCAACCTATATGTGTAGCTCGTTCACGTGGCCCTCTCCTCTTCGAACTTCCTAAGTGAACTACACATATCCGTCTACCACCAACCTATATGTATAGCTCGTTCACGCTGCCCTCTCCTCTTCGGACTTCCTGAGTGAACTACACATACCTGTCTGCCAACCCATATGTGTAGCTCGTTCACGTGCCCCTCTCCTCTTCGGACTTCCTGAGTGAACTACACATACCTGTCTGCCAATTTTTCACCTAAAACTTCCAAAAAATCAATTTACGAACATATGTTCCTTGTGGTAAAATGAAAACAAACGTTCCCACTAGTTGCGGAGGTATGTAAAATGCGTGCAATGTCCATTCGAAGGTTTATG
This portion of the Cohnella abietis genome encodes:
- a CDS encoding fatty acid desaturase, with translation MSNPNHAQLKKGVSPYEKSNTKSSIRQLINTLPPFFILWAAAYLSLSVSYWLALPFIILASGFVIRTFIVFHDCCHGSFFKSRKANDILGTITGILTLFPYQQWKHSHAIHHSTSSNLDKRGIGDMWLLTVDEYLETSFWKRVYYRLYRSPFVMFGIGPIAIFCINYRFNVKGAKRAERINTWITNAGIIVLYGLLCWALGWQNFLLIQAPIFWFSGALGIWLFYVQHQFEDSYFENEEEWSYVKAAVEGSSYYKLPKLLQWMTGNIGFHHVHHLSPRVPNYNLEQAHNAVPPLQHATTITFGTSLKALNFRLWDEDNKAFVSFKQIKHLLGKNGAAAALARAKNKPPAGGEVA
- a CDS encoding metal-dependent hydrolase, whose product is MKGKTHLAIGGAIGAAACLIYPFNLNNDLLYLSIASFSALSADLDGPSLLSGKLSKLSKLLRNLVMFAGVGLVAILSYMYIAQEKLYPVFTTISVAMFILGLVTKEGTIRNALVSVVGLTLLYAGWDSQQNWLIGFGLFIAWAPWLKHRGMTHTLWALGAWGAIGLGLENQLQIDGIMFVSVAGYASHLIADTLTPNGVKWLYPIYKRSIKIRLF
- a CDS encoding response regulator transcription factor; protein product: MIRIVIAEDQRMLLGALGSLLDLEDDMEVVGKASDGEKALQLVNLYNPDICIMDIEMPGKSGLEAAEELKDHPCKVIILTTFARTGYFDRAIKAGVSGYLLKDSPSDELASTIRSVLAGKRVYAPELVDEAFGGESGNPLTDREQEVLGLIADGKNTKEIANELYLTTGTIRNYISIILDKLNVSNRVEAIKRSNEKGWFK
- a CDS encoding glucosaminidase domain-containing protein; amino-acid sequence: MRKKLMPRVFVYLLGVAVLLTLGLRFQVSSTKDDSPSTQDLYLQQSLSPISTRFILSPKSGKIADVMKGTQVVGEILAEPQSASTPKPKQVNEVHIAAVPKVANTYEVTSYYLNVRANAYNKSKIINVIKKGTLLEITETTKNGWLRIKGGGYVHGDYAKAIAPEPIVDQNAEDLQVIAPTEIVDTIESSGSQEPDQPTSAVRTESGLSEADIALIFDGTALAGNGLEETILEVEEQYGINAFFTIAVMKLESGNGSSRLAKNKNNLFGLNASGDNAHKNAYSFETKGDSVRKFGQLLSKNYVGKGYTTVEKIATKYCPVNSKWSGLVKNIMQKDYGKLGVI
- a CDS encoding sensor histidine kinase codes for the protein MTKRLNKLQGFLKSSGISPYVFLMFSILPFYFIFRASSDLEIVSGILMIILFFYCYRLTLNAKGWPVYVGTSIQILISIAMTLVFGYAYFSFFLAFFIGNIQNKAGFITLYTIHIVTSFITVNLGFILQDKFFLTQTPFILISLLAVILIPLGNYSRNKRGELQEQLKDANIRISELVKIEERQRIARDLHDTLGQKLSLIGLKSDLAHKLILKNPDRARSEIKDVQQTARTALKEVRLLVSRMRGTRLEDEIIHIKQILKAAQIEFFIEGDQSLPNVSLLSENVLSMCLKEAVNNVVKHSGASCCTLTLEQTKTEMIMKVQDNGMGNADELNFKQGHGLQGMKERLEFVNGTLEISLTEGTTILTRIPRNINRPDKEDIT
- a CDS encoding ATP-binding protein, producing MSIKTKLSLLISLIVTIILTLNISIYYYSSKSELQANTKQEMLTIAKQVGTSLEAAEKSKKYMEDMLGEKLRAVAVAVKSELDPQIDNVTNEQLVALSHKMEVDHISLWKRTGDNIVVLKSSEPEEVNTNSKTWDYWYKAFNQLFDDHNVTIPQGQKLLNYWSGPYQYASSDPSHVNKWGYYYDGTTDYMINPYVNAQVFIDYENNTGTTALIRNLLQDNPNIVGINGFDPEFFGKPEILKLKKGRLIHNLDVRAIPFGQYTNIVGSKDAFHVKRASRSGRMITSTEKMDGKSIIKSFIPLRDGNPIIIGVNFDYSAIKKALNRQLFIHSTISICLIIVSWFASYFIAGLLIRPLRHILANVNEIAEGRFISKIAIRSHDELGLLSSRVNAMGDNLQTYMGRLQDSAEELRSTKEYLESFVNQTSDAILVTDLQGNVGRVNNAFEKMYGWHTSEVLGRVLSHIPEAQLKEYEDILESIGQGKSVADYETIRHIKSGESIEVSITVSPIHDVKGVIVAVAEISRNITARKQTEEVIRRSEKLSVVGQLAAGVAHEIRNPLTTLRGFVQLNKQQGSLSDTHLDIMLSELDRINFIVSEFLVLAKPQVSEYEQADIRNILNDMISLLDSHASFINVHFETSFEQDIPLIACEVNQLKQVFLNIFKNAIEAMPTGGIITVKLHYVQSDEAVVIRIIDQGRGISTEEMPRLGEPFFTTKPSGNGLGLMVSQRIIANHKGTIVISSKLGEGTCVEIRLKVNRS